The proteins below come from a single Isoptericola dokdonensis DS-3 genomic window:
- a CDS encoding response regulator transcription factor encodes MTTTSSGTAQGQQHATVLVVEDEPAIATAIAQRLSAEGWRVEVARDGLSGVDAAARLHPDAVVLDVMLPGIDGLEVCRRIQADHPTPILMLTARDDETDMIIGLGVGADDYMTKPFSMRELVARVKALLRRVERAAQAAASAPSDPPLVAGDVTIDRAQRRVHRGTEEVHLTPTEFELLVMLASSPKTVQTRERLLAEVWDWADASGTRTVDSHIKALRRKLGPELIRTVHGVGYAFEPPAG; translated from the coding sequence ATGACCACCACTTCGAGCGGCACGGCCCAGGGCCAGCAGCACGCCACGGTGCTCGTCGTCGAGGACGAGCCGGCCATCGCGACGGCCATCGCGCAGCGACTCTCCGCGGAGGGCTGGCGGGTCGAGGTCGCCCGCGACGGCCTCTCGGGCGTCGACGCCGCGGCGCGCCTGCACCCCGACGCCGTGGTGCTGGACGTCATGCTGCCGGGCATCGACGGCCTGGAGGTCTGCCGCCGCATCCAGGCCGACCACCCCACGCCGATCCTCATGCTGACGGCGCGCGACGACGAGACGGACATGATCATCGGGCTCGGCGTCGGTGCCGACGACTACATGACCAAGCCGTTCTCCATGCGCGAGCTCGTGGCCCGCGTCAAGGCGCTGCTGCGCCGCGTCGAGCGCGCGGCGCAGGCCGCCGCGTCCGCGCCGAGCGACCCGCCGCTGGTGGCGGGCGACGTGACGATCGACCGCGCCCAGCGCCGGGTCCACCGGGGCACCGAGGAGGTGCACCTCACGCCGACGGAGTTCGAGCTGCTGGTCATGCTGGCCAGCTCGCCCAAGACCGTCCAGACGCGCGAGCGGCTGCTCGCCGAGGTCTGGGACTGGGCCGACGCGTCCGGCACCCGCACGGTGGACTCCCACATCAAGGCGCTGCGCCGCAAGCTGGGACCGGAGCTGATCCGCACCGTGCACGGCGTCGGCTACGCGTTCGAGCCGCCGGCGGGCTGA
- a CDS encoding aldo/keto reductase: MQQRVLGRTGRMVSVVGLGTWQLGADWGDVSEEDARAVLETSLEHGVTFYDTADVYGDGRSEQIIGGFLADHADAGITVATKMGRRADQVPQSYVLDNFRQWTDRSRKNLGVERLDLVQLHCPPSAVVTDDEVYDALDTLVADGVTAAYGVSVETVDQALAAIARPGVASVQVILNAFRHKPLEQVLPAASAAGVGIIARVPLASGLLSGRYTAETTFADDDHRTFNRSGDAFDVGETFSGVPFETGVEAAQRFTALAADLPGDLTPAQAALAWVWQRPGVSTVIPGARNPEQARLNAAAGDADVLGPLFAAGVKEIYDDAIREHVHDRW, translated from the coding sequence ATGCAACAGCGGGTGCTCGGACGGACCGGACGGATGGTCTCCGTCGTCGGCCTCGGAACCTGGCAGCTCGGCGCCGACTGGGGCGACGTGAGCGAGGAGGACGCCCGTGCGGTGCTGGAGACCTCGCTCGAGCACGGCGTGACGTTCTACGACACCGCCGACGTCTACGGCGACGGTCGTAGCGAGCAGATCATCGGCGGCTTCCTCGCCGACCACGCCGACGCCGGGATCACCGTCGCCACGAAGATGGGTCGCCGCGCCGACCAGGTGCCGCAGAGCTACGTCCTCGACAACTTCCGGCAGTGGACCGACCGGTCCCGCAAGAACCTCGGGGTCGAGCGCCTCGACCTCGTGCAGCTGCACTGCCCGCCGAGCGCCGTGGTCACCGACGACGAGGTCTACGACGCCCTCGACACCCTCGTCGCCGACGGCGTGACCGCCGCGTACGGCGTCTCGGTCGAGACGGTCGACCAGGCGCTCGCCGCGATCGCCCGGCCGGGCGTGGCGTCCGTGCAGGTCATCCTCAACGCGTTCCGCCACAAGCCCCTGGAGCAGGTGCTGCCCGCCGCCTCGGCGGCCGGGGTCGGGATCATCGCGCGCGTCCCGCTCGCGTCCGGCCTGCTGTCGGGCCGCTACACCGCGGAGACGACGTTCGCCGACGACGACCACCGCACCTTCAACCGCTCCGGCGACGCGTTCGACGTCGGCGAGACGTTCTCCGGCGTGCCGTTCGAGACGGGGGTCGAGGCCGCGCAGCGGTTCACGGCGCTGGCCGCGGACCTCCCCGGCGACCTCACCCCGGCCCAGGCGGCGCTCGCGTGGGTGTGGCAGCGCCCCGGCGTCTCCACCGTCATCCCGGGTGCCCGCAACCCCGAGCAGGCGCGGCTCAACGCCGCGGCCGGCGACGCCGACGTCCTCGGTCCGCTCTTCGCGGCGGGCGTCAAGGAGATCTACGACGACGCGATCCGCGAGCACGTGCACGACCGCTGGTGA
- a CDS encoding aldose 1-epimerase family protein, with translation MNTTLETAAPSGTQHRIAAGEHTATITEVGAMVREYRVGDVDVFVPFGVDEPSPVYNAAVLVPWPNRLRDGRYTVDGETFQLPLNEPDRGTALHGLGCWYRWELVEAAADRVTLELALPAQKGWPFQLTSRVTYRVDAVDGLEVRVRTTNVAGGSAPYGVGFHPWLSTGGADLDDCVVRLDATEHVTVDDRLLPTGVEPVTGDHDLRAPRPLKGLDLDDAWVGAVRDADGLSWCLLERPDGSTAAVWMDSSMDCWQVCSADHIAGHERFGLAAEPMSCYADAFNSGDRLVHLGPGESHEVRWGATLR, from the coding sequence GTGAACACGACCCTTGAGACCGCCGCGCCGTCCGGTACGCAGCACCGGATCGCCGCCGGCGAGCACACCGCCACGATCACCGAGGTGGGCGCCATGGTGCGCGAGTACCGCGTCGGTGACGTGGACGTCTTCGTCCCCTTCGGCGTCGACGAGCCGTCCCCCGTCTACAACGCCGCGGTGCTGGTGCCGTGGCCGAACCGGCTGCGCGACGGCCGGTACACGGTGGACGGCGAGACGTTCCAGCTGCCGCTGAACGAGCCGGACCGTGGCACCGCCCTGCACGGCCTGGGCTGCTGGTACCGGTGGGAGCTCGTGGAGGCCGCCGCCGACCGGGTGACCCTCGAGCTCGCCCTGCCCGCCCAGAAGGGGTGGCCGTTCCAGCTCACCTCGCGCGTGACGTACCGGGTGGACGCCGTGGACGGTCTGGAGGTGCGCGTCCGGACGACCAACGTGGCCGGTGGGAGCGCTCCCTACGGCGTCGGGTTCCACCCGTGGCTGTCGACCGGCGGCGCGGACCTCGACGACTGCGTCGTCCGCCTCGACGCCACCGAGCACGTGACGGTCGACGACCGCCTGCTGCCGACCGGCGTCGAGCCCGTCACCGGGGACCACGACCTGCGCGCCCCGCGGCCGCTGAAGGGCCTCGACCTGGACGACGCCTGGGTGGGAGCCGTCCGTGACGCCGACGGCCTGTCCTGGTGCCTGCTGGAGCGTCCCGACGGCTCCACCGCCGCGGTGTGGATGGACTCCTCGATGGACTGCTGGCAGGTCTGCTCGGCCGACCACATCGCCGGCCACGAGCGGTTCGGCCTCGCCGCCGAGCCGATGAGCTGCTACGCGGACGCCTTCAACTCCGGGGACCGCCTGGTGCACCTGGGCCCCGGCGAGTCGCACGAGGTGCGCTGGGGCGCGACCCTGCGCTGA
- a CDS encoding sensor histidine kinase: MPEVHDDGARRRDHRLPDVRPLDPVHSLKAKLGLLVVASVTVAVLITWIGLRNELGPSRTFPLAIIVSLVLTQLLARGMTSPLREMTGAAQVMADGDYSVRVRSTSRDEVGQLALAFNTMARDLEASDRVRRDLIANVSHELRTPVAALQAQLENLVDGVTEPTPAALELSLEQTERLTRLVTYLLDLSRVEAGASALVLGEFSVGDFLEECAEAVSMVDAAKGLTYVVDVTPEDLSLEADVERLRQVVTNLLQNAIRHSPFGGTVRLDAYPVDDSVVIEVGDEGPGIAPEDRDRVFERFARGTTGARPHVGSSGGTGIGLAIVRWAVDLHGGHVEVADTPSGATMRVTLPAVARPAPGVSTETPADQ, translated from the coding sequence GTGCCCGAGGTGCACGACGACGGCGCCCGACGGCGCGACCACCGGCTGCCCGACGTCCGCCCGCTCGACCCGGTCCACTCGCTCAAGGCGAAGCTGGGCCTGCTGGTCGTGGCGAGCGTGACGGTCGCGGTGCTCATCACGTGGATCGGGCTGCGCAACGAGCTCGGCCCGAGCCGCACGTTCCCGCTGGCGATCATCGTCTCGCTGGTGCTCACCCAGCTCCTGGCACGGGGCATGACGTCGCCGCTGCGGGAGATGACCGGGGCGGCACAGGTGATGGCGGACGGCGACTACTCGGTCCGGGTGCGCTCGACGAGCCGCGACGAGGTGGGCCAGCTCGCGCTGGCGTTCAACACGATGGCGCGCGACCTCGAGGCGTCCGACCGGGTGCGGCGCGACCTCATCGCGAACGTCTCGCACGAGCTGCGCACGCCGGTGGCGGCGCTCCAGGCGCAGCTGGAGAACCTGGTGGACGGCGTGACGGAACCGACGCCGGCCGCGCTGGAGCTGTCGCTGGAGCAGACGGAGCGCCTCACCCGGCTGGTCACCTACCTGCTGGACCTCTCGCGCGTGGAGGCGGGCGCGTCGGCGCTGGTGCTCGGCGAGTTCTCCGTCGGCGACTTCCTGGAGGAGTGCGCGGAGGCGGTGTCGATGGTGGACGCCGCCAAGGGCCTGACCTACGTCGTGGACGTCACCCCGGAGGACCTCTCCCTGGAGGCCGACGTCGAGCGGCTGCGGCAGGTCGTGACGAACCTGCTGCAGAACGCGATCCGGCACTCGCCGTTCGGGGGCACGGTCCGGCTCGACGCCTACCCGGTGGACGACTCCGTGGTGATCGAGGTGGGCGACGAGGGTCCCGGCATCGCGCCGGAGGACCGCGACCGAGTGTTCGAGCGGTTCGCGCGGGGGACGACCGGGGCCCGCCCGCACGTGGGGTCGAGCGGCGGCACGGGGATCGGCCTCGCGATCGTGCGCTGGGCGGTCGACCTGCACGGCGGGCACGTGGAGGTGGCCGACACCCCGTCGGGCGCGACCATGCGCGTGACCCTGCCCGCGGTGGCCCGGCCGGCCCCCGGGGTGTCGACCGAGACCCCGGCAGATCAGTGA
- a CDS encoding GDSL-type esterase/lipase family protein — protein sequence MTDRQVRICVVGDELSAGVGDARALGWTGRVLARTRFDRPAMTFVLAVPGEGTSALGARWAAETDSRFGPESTHDNRLVVALGRHDLDPGLSVARSRLNLANILDMADSRRLSTFVVGPPPGHPEDGGRIAELSAAFADVASRRRVPYVDTYTPLAQHEQWLADLATTGDTYPGQAGYGLMAWLVLHTGWHAWLGVPAEGE from the coding sequence GTGACCGACCGACAGGTGCGTATCTGCGTGGTGGGTGACGAGCTCAGCGCGGGCGTCGGCGACGCCCGCGCGCTGGGCTGGACCGGCAGGGTGCTGGCGCGCACCCGGTTCGACCGGCCCGCGATGACGTTCGTGCTGGCCGTGCCCGGGGAGGGCACGTCGGCGCTGGGTGCCCGCTGGGCGGCGGAGACCGACTCCCGGTTCGGGCCGGAGTCCACGCACGACAACCGGCTCGTCGTCGCGCTGGGCCGGCACGACCTCGACCCGGGCCTGTCCGTCGCGCGGTCCCGGCTCAACCTGGCGAACATCCTCGACATGGCCGACAGCCGTCGGTTGTCGACGTTCGTCGTCGGGCCGCCGCCCGGACACCCCGAGGACGGCGGACGCATCGCGGAGCTGTCGGCCGCCTTCGCCGACGTCGCGAGCCGGCGCCGGGTGCCGTACGTGGACACCTACACCCCGCTGGCGCAGCACGAGCAGTGGCTGGCCGACCTCGCGACCACCGGCGACACGTACCCCGGCCAGGCGGGGTACGGCCTCATGGCGTGGCTGGTGCTGCACACCGGCTGGCACGCGTGGCTCGGGGTGCCCGCCGAGGGCGAGTGA
- a CDS encoding hemolysin family protein, translated as MLTEVLLIGVGVLLTAGTAIFVASEFSLVTLDPAVVGADDEEGDSPSPGRTPPDRRDRIVRSGLKSLSTELSSAQVGITVTTILLGYTAQPALLSLFGAGLASTALGEGVAAVLAGVLALLVVNGFSMLFGELVPKNFALSAPHATARAVVPLQRVFTIVCGPLIRVLNSSANAILRRVGVEPREELSGARSASELISLVRRSAREGTLEAGTATLLANSLELDELTARDVMTDRTRMSVVDRDTSATEVVALAHRTGHSRFPVIGDDRDDVVGLVHLRRAVGVPFERRHDVPAAALMTDAPRVPETVTLGPLLVELRGLGLQMAVVVDEYGGTSGVVTLEDVVEELVGDVADEHDRRRGGVARQADGSWGVPGVLRPDELRETTGLRVPEGTTYETLAGLVMDRLGRLPEAGDEVVVDGVALRVEVVETRRVERLRVREVTA; from the coding sequence GTGCTGACCGAAGTGCTCCTCATCGGTGTCGGCGTGCTGCTCACCGCCGGTACCGCGATCTTCGTGGCGAGCGAGTTCTCCCTGGTGACGTTGGACCCCGCGGTCGTGGGGGCCGACGACGAGGAGGGCGACAGTCCGTCGCCCGGCCGGACGCCTCCCGATCGACGGGACCGCATCGTCCGCTCCGGGCTGAAGAGCCTGTCGACCGAGCTCAGCTCGGCCCAGGTCGGCATCACCGTCACCACGATCCTGCTGGGCTACACCGCCCAGCCGGCCCTGCTGTCGCTGTTCGGCGCGGGCCTTGCCTCCACCGCCCTCGGCGAGGGCGTCGCGGCCGTCCTCGCGGGCGTGCTCGCCCTGCTGGTGGTCAACGGCTTCTCCATGCTGTTCGGCGAGCTGGTCCCCAAGAACTTCGCGCTGTCGGCCCCGCACGCCACGGCTCGCGCCGTCGTCCCGCTGCAGCGGGTGTTCACGATCGTGTGCGGTCCGCTCATCCGCGTGCTCAACAGCTCCGCGAACGCGATCCTGCGCCGGGTCGGCGTCGAGCCCCGCGAGGAGCTGTCCGGCGCGCGCTCGGCGTCCGAGCTGATCTCGCTCGTGCGGCGCTCCGCCCGGGAGGGCACCCTGGAGGCCGGCACCGCGACCCTGCTCGCCAACTCCCTCGAGCTGGACGAGCTCACCGCGCGTGACGTCATGACCGACCGCACCCGCATGTCCGTCGTCGACCGGGACACCAGCGCGACCGAGGTGGTGGCGCTGGCCCACCGCACCGGGCACTCGCGGTTCCCCGTCATCGGCGACGACCGGGACGACGTCGTCGGCCTGGTGCACCTGCGCCGCGCCGTCGGCGTGCCGTTCGAGCGTCGCCACGACGTGCCCGCCGCCGCCCTCATGACGGACGCCCCGCGCGTCCCCGAGACCGTGACGCTCGGCCCGCTGCTCGTCGAGCTGCGCGGGCTGGGCCTGCAGATGGCGGTCGTCGTCGACGAGTACGGCGGGACCTCCGGCGTGGTCACGCTGGAGGACGTCGTGGAGGAGCTGGTGGGCGACGTCGCCGACGAGCACGACCGCCGGCGCGGCGGCGTGGCGCGGCAGGCGGACGGCTCCTGGGGCGTGCCCGGCGTGCTGCGCCCCGACGAGCTCCGGGAGACCACCGGGCTGCGCGTGCCCGAGGGCACCACCTACGAGACCCTGGCCGGCCTCGTCATGGACCGGCTCGGCCGGCTCCCCGAGGCCGGCGACGAGGTCGTGGTCGACGGCGTCGCGCTGCGCGTCGAGGTCGTCGAGACCCGTCGCGTCGAGCGTCTGCGCGTGCGGGAGGTGACGGCGTGA
- a CDS encoding multifunctional oxoglutarate decarboxylase/oxoglutarate dehydrogenase thiamine pyrophosphate-binding subunit/dihydrolipoyllysine-residue succinyltransferase subunit, translating into MASPQAGSESINAESASFGANEWLVDELYEQYLQDKNAVDPAWWDFFADYTPGESSDGTSASSSPAAPAAPATPAASAAPASSPAPAQPAASPSAASSASEGTAAAEVSQPAAAAPVPADPEVSAVRPVAEAMPSTAPYAEVARHKPRTDDEDATDDKQKLRGPAARVVTNMESSLAVPTATSVRAVPAKLMVDNRIVINNHLARGRGGKISFTHLIGFALVEALADMPVMNARYEEIDGKPGVVQPAHVGFGLAIDLAKPDGSRQLLVPSIKKADELDFAGFWAAYEELVRKARGGKLGVDDFAGTTISLTNPGGIGTVHSVPRLMQGQGTIIGVGAMDYPAEFAGASEERLARMGVSKTMTVTSTYDHRIIQGAQSGEFLKILSNKLLGLDGFYDRVFAALRVPYEPVRWVRDNTKDADVEAAKPAKIAELIHAYRSRGHLMADTDPLAYRQRKHPDLDIQNHDLTLWDLDRTFPTGGFGGTAKATLRDTLGLLRDSYCRSIGIEYMHISDPAQRRWLQDRLEHGYARTPREDQLRILRRLNSAEAFETFLQTKYVGQKRFSLEGGESVIPLLDAILSKAAENGLDEVGIGMAHRGRLNVLANIAGKSYSQIFAEFEGQLDPKSVQGSGDVKYHLGTEGNFTAESGATTKVYLAANPSHLEAVDPVLEGIVRAKQDRIDLGGDGFSVLPILLHGDAAFAGQGVVPEVLNLAQLRGYRTGGTIHVVINNQVGFTTAPSSSRSTTYSTDVAKGYQIPVFHVNGDDPEACVRVAELAFAYREQFDRDVIIDLVCYRRRGHNEGDDPSMTQPLMYNLIESKQSVRKLYTKNLVARGDITVEEAEQALQDYQAQLERVFTETKGGGYTAPAGTEEVAGLERPESQREDAGTMVGWRTAISHSMLERVGDVHVAPPEGFNVHPKLGKLLEKRQIMAKEGEIDWGFGELVAFGSLLAEGTPVRLAGQDSRRGTFTQRHAVLHDRHTGAEWTPLLYLSGDQAKFWVYDSSLSEYAALGFEYGYSVERPDALVLWEAQFGDFVNGAQTVIDEFISSAEQKWGQSSSVVMLLPHGYEGQGPDHSSARIERFLQLAAENNMTVAQPSTPASYFHLLRKQAYDRPRRPLVVFTPKQLLRLKAAASGVEDFTTGTFEPVLGDVAVADGSITPSKVERLVLCTGRVYYDLLAERVKRGDDKTALVRLEQLYPFPEEQVREQIAQFPDAEVVWVQDEPQNQGAWSYLHLALPTDLPRVEVISRPASASTAAGTAKRHKEEQAVLLERVFTR; encoded by the coding sequence GTGGCATCCCCTCAGGCTGGGTCAGAGTCGATCAACGCCGAAAGCGCGTCGTTCGGGGCGAACGAGTGGCTCGTGGACGAGCTCTACGAGCAGTACCTCCAGGACAAGAACGCGGTCGACCCCGCGTGGTGGGACTTCTTCGCCGACTACACGCCGGGCGAGTCGTCCGACGGGACGTCCGCGTCGAGCAGCCCGGCCGCCCCCGCGGCCCCTGCCACCCCCGCAGCGTCGGCGGCCCCCGCGTCGTCCCCGGCCCCGGCGCAGCCCGCCGCGTCGCCGAGCGCGGCGTCGTCCGCGTCGGAGGGCACCGCGGCCGCCGAGGTCTCGCAGCCCGCCGCCGCCGCACCGGTGCCCGCCGACCCCGAGGTGTCCGCGGTCCGGCCCGTCGCCGAGGCCATGCCCTCGACCGCGCCCTACGCCGAGGTCGCGCGCCACAAGCCGCGCACCGACGACGAGGACGCGACCGACGACAAGCAGAAGCTCCGCGGCCCCGCGGCGCGCGTCGTGACCAACATGGAGTCCTCGCTCGCCGTCCCCACGGCGACGTCGGTGCGCGCCGTGCCCGCCAAGCTCATGGTGGACAACCGCATCGTCATCAACAACCACCTGGCCCGCGGCCGCGGCGGCAAGATCTCGTTCACCCACCTCATCGGCTTCGCGCTCGTCGAGGCGCTGGCCGACATGCCCGTGATGAACGCGCGCTACGAGGAGATCGACGGCAAGCCGGGCGTCGTCCAGCCCGCGCACGTCGGCTTCGGCCTCGCGATCGACCTGGCCAAGCCGGACGGCTCGCGCCAGCTGCTCGTGCCGAGCATCAAGAAGGCCGACGAGCTCGACTTCGCCGGGTTCTGGGCCGCGTACGAGGAGCTCGTGCGCAAGGCCCGCGGCGGCAAGCTGGGCGTCGACGACTTCGCCGGCACCACCATCTCCCTGACGAACCCCGGCGGCATCGGCACCGTGCACTCCGTGCCGCGCCTCATGCAGGGCCAGGGCACCATCATCGGCGTCGGCGCCATGGACTACCCGGCGGAGTTCGCCGGCGCGTCCGAGGAGCGCCTCGCCCGCATGGGCGTGTCGAAGACCATGACGGTCACCTCGACCTACGACCACCGCATCATCCAGGGTGCGCAGTCCGGCGAGTTCCTCAAGATTCTCAGCAACAAGCTGCTCGGTCTGGACGGCTTCTACGACCGCGTGTTCGCGGCGCTGCGGGTGCCCTACGAGCCCGTGCGCTGGGTCCGCGACAACACGAAGGACGCGGACGTCGAGGCGGCCAAGCCCGCCAAGATCGCCGAGCTCATCCACGCGTACCGGTCGCGCGGCCACCTCATGGCCGACACCGACCCGCTGGCCTACCGCCAGCGCAAGCACCCGGACCTGGACATCCAGAACCACGACCTCACGCTGTGGGACCTCGACCGGACGTTCCCGACCGGCGGGTTCGGCGGCACGGCCAAGGCCACGCTGCGCGACACCCTCGGGCTGCTGCGCGACTCGTACTGCCGCTCCATCGGCATCGAGTACATGCACATCTCCGACCCCGCCCAGCGCCGCTGGCTGCAGGACCGGCTGGAGCACGGCTACGCCCGGACGCCGCGCGAGGACCAGCTGCGCATCCTGCGCCGCCTGAACTCGGCCGAGGCGTTCGAGACGTTCCTGCAGACCAAGTACGTCGGCCAGAAGCGCTTCTCGCTGGAGGGCGGCGAGTCCGTCATCCCGCTGCTCGACGCGATCCTGTCGAAGGCGGCCGAGAACGGCCTCGACGAGGTCGGCATCGGCATGGCCCACCGCGGTCGCCTCAACGTGCTCGCGAACATCGCGGGCAAGAGCTACTCGCAGATCTTCGCGGAGTTCGAGGGCCAGCTCGACCCGAAGTCCGTCCAGGGCTCCGGCGACGTGAAGTACCACCTCGGCACCGAGGGCAACTTCACCGCCGAGTCCGGTGCGACGACCAAGGTCTACCTCGCGGCGAACCCGTCGCACCTGGAGGCCGTCGACCCGGTGCTCGAGGGCATCGTGCGCGCCAAGCAGGACCGCATCGACCTGGGCGGCGACGGCTTCTCCGTCCTGCCGATCCTCCTGCACGGCGACGCCGCGTTCGCGGGCCAGGGCGTCGTGCCCGAGGTGCTCAACCTCGCCCAGCTGCGCGGGTACCGCACCGGCGGCACGATCCACGTCGTCATCAACAACCAGGTCGGCTTCACCACCGCCCCGTCGTCGTCGCGCTCCACGACGTACTCGACCGACGTCGCCAAGGGCTACCAGATCCCCGTCTTCCACGTGAACGGCGACGACCCGGAGGCGTGCGTCCGCGTCGCCGAGCTGGCGTTCGCCTACCGGGAGCAGTTCGACCGGGACGTCATCATCGACCTCGTCTGCTACCGCCGCCGCGGCCACAACGAGGGCGACGACCCCTCGATGACCCAGCCGCTGATGTACAACCTCATCGAGTCGAAGCAGTCCGTCCGCAAGCTCTACACGAAGAACCTCGTGGCGCGCGGCGACATCACCGTCGAGGAGGCCGAGCAGGCCCTCCAGGACTACCAGGCGCAGCTCGAGCGCGTCTTCACCGAGACCAAGGGCGGCGGCTACACCGCGCCCGCGGGCACGGAGGAGGTCGCAGGCCTGGAGCGTCCGGAGTCGCAGCGCGAGGACGCCGGCACGATGGTGGGCTGGCGCACCGCGATCTCGCACTCGATGCTGGAGCGCGTCGGCGACGTCCACGTCGCCCCGCCGGAGGGCTTCAACGTCCACCCGAAGCTCGGCAAGCTCCTCGAGAAGCGCCAGATCATGGCCAAGGAGGGCGAGATCGACTGGGGCTTCGGAGAGCTCGTCGCCTTCGGCTCGCTCCTGGCGGAGGGCACCCCGGTGCGTCTCGCGGGCCAGGACTCGCGTCGTGGCACGTTCACGCAGCGGCACGCGGTGCTGCACGACCGTCACACCGGCGCCGAGTGGACGCCGCTGCTGTACCTGTCGGGCGACCAGGCGAAGTTCTGGGTCTACGACTCCTCCCTCAGCGAGTACGCCGCGCTCGGCTTCGAGTACGGCTACTCGGTGGAGCGTCCTGACGCGCTGGTGCTGTGGGAGGCGCAGTTCGGCGACTTCGTCAACGGCGCCCAGACCGTCATCGACGAGTTCATCTCGTCGGCGGAGCAGAAGTGGGGCCAGAGCTCCTCGGTCGTCATGCTGCTCCCCCACGGCTACGAGGGCCAGGGACCGGACCACTCCTCGGCCCGCATCGAGCGGTTCCTCCAGCTCGCCGCCGAGAACAACATGACGGTCGCGCAGCCGTCCACGCCCGCGTCGTACTTCCACCTGCTGCGCAAGCAGGCGTACGACCGCCCGCGTCGTCCGCTGGTCGTCTTCACCCCGAAGCAGCTGCTGCGTCTCAAGGCGGCGGCCTCCGGCGTCGAGGACTTCACGACCGGCACGTTCGAGCCTGTGCTCGGGGACGTCGCGGTCGCCGACGGCAGCATCACCCCGTCGAAGGTCGAGCGCCTCGTGCTGTGCACGGGCCGCGTCTACTACGACCTGCTCGCGGAGCGGGTGAAGCGAGGCGACGACAAGACCGCCCTGGTGCGCCTGGAGCAGCTCTACCCGTTCCCGGAGGAGCAGGTCCGCGAGCAGATCGCCCAGTTCCCGGACGCCGAGGTCGTGTGGGTCCAGGACGAGCCGCAGAACCAGGGCGCCTGGTCCTACCTGCACCTGGCGCTGCCGACCGACCTGCCGCGCGTCGAGGTCATCTCGCGTCCCGCGTCCGCCTCCACGGCGGCGGGTACCGCGAAGCGGCACAAGGAGGAGCAGGCGGTCCTGCTGGAGCGCGTCTTCACCCGCTGA